From a region of the Rhodococcus sp. 4CII genome:
- a CDS encoding TetR/AcrR family transcriptional regulator, with amino-acid sequence MTEDRQPDRRHTEWAPTTRPGRDVVRQRLLDAAAEEFAERGFSAARLAEVARRAGFTKGAVYSNFDSKQDLFAELFAARSLELAGRVLAEISGMNPSDAAGKGGEAIASWMVREPGWSLLVLEFGVLAARDPQIAQAYLRERRQLRGRLVELIGERAREWGVNEGFDVRTTAISLMALISGLVLEHSVDPEEVDQPTMGAAVTALFAGAVARAGLI; translated from the coding sequence GTGACTGAAGATCGTCAACCGGACCGTCGTCACACCGAATGGGCGCCCACGACGCGTCCCGGTCGTGACGTCGTGCGTCAACGCCTCCTCGACGCCGCGGCGGAGGAATTCGCCGAACGCGGCTTCAGCGCGGCCAGGCTCGCCGAGGTCGCGCGCCGGGCCGGGTTCACGAAGGGCGCGGTCTACTCGAACTTCGACTCGAAGCAGGACCTGTTCGCGGAACTGTTCGCGGCGCGCTCACTCGAACTCGCGGGACGCGTGCTCGCCGAGATTTCCGGCATGAACCCGTCGGACGCCGCGGGCAAGGGTGGCGAGGCCATCGCGTCGTGGATGGTGCGCGAGCCGGGATGGTCGCTGCTGGTCCTCGAATTCGGAGTGCTCGCCGCCCGCGACCCGCAGATCGCGCAGGCCTATCTGCGCGAGAGGCGACAGTTGCGGGGCAGGCTCGTCGAGTTGATCGGCGAGCGTGCGCGGGAGTGGGGAGTGAATGAGGGCTTCGACGTCCGCACCACCGCGATCTCGCTGATGGCGCTCATCTCGGGACTCGTCCTGGAGCATTCGGTCGACCCCGAGGAGGTGGATCAGCCCACGATGGGCGCCGCGGTCACCGCACTGTTCGCGGGCGCCGTCGCCCGGGCCGGGCTGATCTGA
- the hpt gene encoding hypoxanthine phosphoribosyltransferase — protein sequence MYEGDIASVLISEDEIRRRTVELAEEIAKRYPEGAPEGDLLLVGVLKGAIFFMTDFARALPIPTQMEFMAVSSYGSSTSSSGVVRILKDLDKDIAGRHVLIVEDIIDSGLTLSWLMRNLSSRNPASLEVVTLLRKPDAIKVDVNVANVGFDIPNEFVVGYGLDYAERYRDLPYIGTLEPSVYGG from the coding sequence GTGTACGAAGGCGACATCGCATCGGTACTGATCTCCGAGGACGAGATTCGTCGACGTACCGTCGAACTCGCCGAGGAAATCGCCAAGCGCTACCCGGAGGGCGCCCCGGAAGGGGATCTGCTCCTGGTGGGTGTCCTCAAGGGCGCCATCTTCTTCATGACCGACTTCGCGCGGGCGCTGCCCATCCCCACCCAGATGGAATTCATGGCCGTCAGCTCCTACGGGTCCTCCACGTCGTCGTCCGGCGTCGTGCGCATCCTCAAGGACCTCGACAAGGACATCGCCGGCCGGCACGTGCTGATCGTCGAGGACATCATCGACTCCGGTCTCACCCTGTCCTGGCTGATGCGCAACCTGTCGAGCCGCAACCCCGCCTCGCTAGAGGTCGTCACCCTGCTGCGCAAGCCCGACGCCATCAAGGTCGACGTCAACGTCGCGAATGTCGGCTTCGACATTCCCAACGAATTCGTCGTCGGCTACGGCCTCGACTACGCCGAGCGGTACCGCGACCTGCCCTACATCGGAACGCTCGAGCCGTCCGTCTACGGCGGCTGA
- the tilS gene encoding tRNA lysidine(34) synthetase TilS yields MLLPEEPAILEVRHAVRRWIAAYAPDGDLAVGLSGGADSLALTAAAAAEARSVRALIVDHRLQPGSADVAGEAAARARILGCASAEVLPVDVSGSGGLEAAARQARYRALDAARGTCPVLLGHTLDDQAETVLLGLSRGSGGRSIWGMSAYDSPWGRPLLDVRRAVTRQACAELGLAPHEDPHNSSPDFVRVRLRTEVLPLLEDVLGGGVAGALARTGEQLREEGAVLDAAAADTAAKVVVDGEIDAARLALSAPPVRRRVLRSWLLAAGARGLGDTQLRAVDGLVARWRGQGHVAVGGGTPDARLVVRRRRGRLNVGLDDQRRV; encoded by the coding sequence ATGCTGCTTCCCGAGGAGCCGGCGATCCTCGAGGTTCGTCACGCCGTGCGGCGGTGGATCGCGGCGTACGCCCCGGACGGTGACCTCGCGGTCGGGCTGTCGGGAGGCGCCGACTCGCTGGCGCTGACGGCGGCGGCTGCCGCGGAGGCGCGTTCGGTTCGCGCCCTGATCGTCGATCACCGGCTGCAGCCGGGGTCGGCCGACGTCGCCGGGGAAGCGGCAGCACGTGCGCGGATCCTCGGCTGCGCGTCCGCCGAGGTGCTCCCCGTCGACGTCAGCGGGTCCGGTGGGCTCGAGGCCGCCGCCCGGCAGGCCCGGTACCGCGCCCTCGACGCGGCCCGCGGAACCTGCCCGGTGCTGCTCGGACACACCCTCGACGACCAGGCCGAAACGGTGTTGCTGGGGCTGTCGCGTGGTTCGGGTGGCCGGTCCATCTGGGGGATGAGCGCCTACGACAGCCCGTGGGGACGACCGCTGCTGGACGTGCGGCGCGCGGTGACCCGGCAGGCTTGCGCGGAGCTGGGCCTCGCCCCACACGAGGATCCGCACAATTCGTCACCCGACTTCGTGCGGGTGCGGTTGCGTACCGAGGTGCTGCCGCTTCTCGAGGACGTCCTGGGCGGCGGTGTGGCCGGTGCACTGGCCCGCACCGGTGAGCAACTGCGGGAAGAGGGGGCCGTGCTCGACGCGGCGGCCGCCGACACCGCAGCGAAAGTCGTGGTGGACGGGGAAATCGACGCGGCACGTCTCGCGCTGTCGGCTCCACCCGTGCGGCGGCGGGTGCTGCGGAGCTGGCTGCTGGCAGCGGGCGCGCGCGGGCTCGGAGACACCCAACTGCGAGCCGTGGACGGCCTCGTCGCGCGGTGGCGCGGGCAGGGACACGTGGCGGTCGGGGGCGGAACACCGGACGCGAGGTTGGTGGTCCGTCGACGACGTGGCAGGCTGAACGTCGGATTGGACGACCAACGAAGGGTTTGA
- a CDS encoding inorganic diphosphatase: MEFDVTIEIPKGQRNKYEVDHVTGRVKLDRYLYTAFGYPADYGFIDNTLGEDGDPLDALVLLPESVFPGVIVEARPVGMFKMVDEAGGDDKVLCVPAGDPRWDHIQDIGDVPQFELDAIKHFFVHYKDLEPGKHVEAADWVGLAEAKAEVEASLKRLKDNGGH; this comes from the coding sequence GTGGAGTTCGACGTCACCATCGAGATCCCCAAGGGTCAGCGAAACAAGTACGAGGTCGACCACGTGACCGGTCGCGTGAAGCTGGACCGCTACCTGTACACCGCGTTCGGCTACCCGGCCGACTACGGCTTCATCGACAACACCCTCGGCGAGGACGGCGACCCGCTGGACGCGCTGGTCCTGCTCCCCGAGTCCGTGTTCCCCGGCGTCATCGTCGAGGCACGCCCGGTCGGCATGTTCAAGATGGTCGACGAGGCCGGCGGCGACGACAAGGTGCTGTGCGTTCCGGCGGGCGATCCGCGCTGGGATCACATCCAGGACATCGGCGACGTCCCGCAGTTCGAACTGGACGCCATCAAGCACTTCTTCGTCCACTACAAGGATCTCGAGCCGGGCAAGCACGTCGAGGCCGCCGACTGGGTTGGGCTGGCCGAGGCGAAGGCCGAGGTCGAGGCGTCGCTGAAGCGTTTGAAGGACAACGGCGGGCACTGA
- a CDS encoding crotonase/enoyl-CoA hydratase family protein — MTEQKTWNAFTVERKDHVAQVTLIGPGKGNAMGPDFWSELPEIFGELDADPDVRAVVIAGSGKNFSFGLDLPAMSGSFGSVLADKAQAGPRTTFHDMIKRMQSGINAVADCRKPVIAAVQGWCIGGGVDLISAADIRYASIDAKFSIREVKVAIVADMGSFARLPAIIGDGHLRELALTGKDIDAARAEKIGLVNDVLEDADAVLAAAHATAAEIAANPPLVVHGIKDVLGHSRAAAVDDSLRYVAAWNAAFLPSQDLTEAITAVFEKRTPDFKGE; from the coding sequence ATGACCGAACAGAAGACCTGGAATGCGTTCACCGTCGAGCGCAAGGATCACGTCGCGCAGGTGACGCTCATCGGGCCCGGAAAGGGCAACGCGATGGGCCCGGATTTCTGGAGCGAGCTCCCCGAAATCTTCGGTGAACTCGACGCCGATCCGGACGTGCGGGCCGTCGTGATCGCCGGTTCGGGCAAGAACTTCTCCTTCGGTCTCGACCTGCCCGCCATGAGCGGCAGCTTCGGCTCCGTCCTTGCCGACAAGGCGCAGGCCGGTCCCCGCACCACGTTCCACGACATGATCAAGCGGATGCAGTCGGGCATCAACGCGGTGGCCGATTGCCGCAAGCCGGTGATCGCGGCCGTCCAGGGTTGGTGCATCGGCGGCGGCGTCGACCTGATCTCCGCCGCGGACATCCGATACGCGAGCATCGACGCAAAGTTCAGCATCCGTGAAGTCAAGGTCGCCATCGTGGCCGACATGGGCAGCTTCGCGCGGCTGCCCGCCATCATCGGTGACGGTCACCTGCGCGAATTGGCGCTCACCGGCAAAGATATCGACGCCGCCCGCGCGGAGAAGATCGGTCTCGTCAACGACGTCCTCGAGGACGCCGACGCGGTCCTCGCCGCCGCACACGCGACCGCCGCCGAGATCGCGGCGAACCCGCCGCTCGTCGTGCACGGCATCAAGGACGTCCTCGGCCACTCGCGCGCCGCCGCCGTCGACGACAGCCTGCGCTACGTCGCCGCGTGGAATGCGGCGTTCCTGCCGTCGCAGGACCTGACCGAGGCGATCACCGCCGTCTTCGAGAAGCGCACCCCCGACTTCAAGGGGGAGTGA
- a CDS encoding monooxygenase: MTHPTSPDGAVVIGAGMGGLLAAAALAGIYRTVTVLERDVLPETAIPRRCVPQARHVHALLAGGQAAMEDLLPGFVAELLALGATGGDALGDIRWVVDGHRMARETSGVPGILASRALVEWHVRRRVRALPNVRILDRSDVAALTVEDGRMTGVSVQHRGGALPEVVAADLVVDSSGRSSQSVARLGALGFAPPSESRVAVDVTYATRHFRLEPPHLDGDSGIGMAPGPSHPRSGFMGVQEDGTWIVTLAGYGDDVPPLDAGGFLDFVKSFPAPDMYDALRTAAPVDDGVRYRIPTTIRRHFSADDLPSNYLPFADAICSFNPIYGQGMSVAAVEATVLRDCLRSGRTQLARRFLRGANRCIDAAWNLTVDNDLRIPAVPGRRSARVRMANAYASRIDRAAAVDPAVGSAFLRVTHLLDRPGTLLRPSTVLRVLLASR, translated from the coding sequence ATGACTCACCCGACGAGCCCCGACGGCGCCGTCGTCATCGGCGCCGGGATGGGCGGTCTGCTGGCCGCGGCCGCTCTCGCCGGCATCTACCGGACCGTCACCGTCCTCGAACGCGACGTCCTACCCGAGACGGCGATCCCCCGCAGGTGCGTCCCGCAGGCCCGGCACGTGCACGCCCTTCTCGCCGGCGGGCAGGCCGCGATGGAGGATCTCCTGCCGGGGTTCGTGGCCGAACTCCTCGCTCTCGGTGCCACCGGAGGCGACGCACTCGGCGACATCCGGTGGGTCGTCGACGGGCACCGGATGGCCCGCGAGACCAGCGGGGTTCCCGGCATTCTCGCGAGCCGGGCGCTCGTCGAGTGGCACGTGCGCCGACGGGTGCGGGCCCTGCCGAATGTCCGGATCCTCGACCGGTCGGACGTCGCGGCCCTCACCGTCGAAGACGGGAGGATGACCGGTGTGTCCGTGCAGCACCGGGGTGGCGCCCTTCCGGAGGTCGTCGCGGCCGATCTCGTCGTGGACTCGTCGGGCCGGAGTTCGCAGAGTGTCGCCCGGCTCGGCGCGCTGGGGTTCGCGCCCCCGTCCGAGTCGCGGGTGGCCGTCGACGTCACGTACGCGACGCGGCACTTCCGGCTCGAGCCACCGCACCTGGACGGGGATTCCGGCATCGGGATGGCGCCGGGACCGTCGCATCCGCGCAGTGGATTCATGGGTGTGCAGGAGGACGGCACCTGGATCGTCACCCTCGCCGGGTACGGCGACGACGTGCCGCCGCTGGACGCGGGCGGCTTCCTCGACTTCGTGAAGTCGTTTCCCGCCCCGGACATGTACGACGCGCTGCGCACCGCCGCGCCGGTGGACGACGGCGTGCGCTACCGGATCCCGACCACCATCCGCCGGCACTTTTCAGCGGACGATCTGCCGTCGAACTATCTGCCGTTCGCGGACGCGATCTGCTCGTTCAATCCCATCTACGGCCAGGGGATGAGCGTCGCCGCGGTCGAGGCGACCGTCCTGCGGGACTGCCTGCGGTCGGGGCGTACACAGCTCGCCCGCCGGTTCCTGCGCGGAGCGAATCGGTGCATCGACGCGGCGTGGAACCTCACCGTCGACAACGACCTCCGGATTCCGGCGGTGCCCGGACGGCGGTCGGCGCGGGTGCGGATGGCGAACGCGTACGCGTCCCGGATCGACCGGGCGGCGGCCGTCGACCCGGCGGTCGGGTCCGCGTTCCTGCGGGTGACGCATCTCCTCGACCGTCCCGGAACGTTACTGCGGCCGTCGACGGTGCTGCGGGTTCTGCTCGCGTCCCGCTGA
- a CDS encoding YbaK/EbsC family protein, with protein sequence MPTPLHPHAAHVAETLIARGHHGVIVTQPDSTHSAAEAAESLGVDIGAITKSLVFLLDDDPILILVSGAHEVDLANTGKRLQGNLTQAPLDMVRMATGQPIGGIAPLGHPTNLPTYVDNALSEHAELWAAAGHPDTVFRTSFSELVRITAGLAIDVD encoded by the coding sequence ATGCCGACGCCCCTGCACCCCCACGCCGCGCATGTCGCCGAGACACTGATCGCGCGAGGACACCATGGGGTGATCGTGACCCAACCCGACTCCACCCACTCCGCGGCCGAGGCAGCGGAATCCCTGGGGGTGGACATCGGGGCCATCACCAAGTCGCTGGTGTTTCTTCTCGACGACGATCCGATCCTCATTCTCGTGTCGGGGGCGCACGAGGTGGATCTGGCGAACACCGGCAAGCGACTGCAGGGAAATCTGACCCAGGCACCTCTCGACATGGTGCGGATGGCCACCGGCCAGCCGATCGGCGGTATCGCCCCGCTCGGCCATCCCACCAATCTCCCCACCTACGTCGACAACGCCTTGTCGGAGCACGCGGAACTGTGGGCGGCCGCCGGGCACCCGGACACGGTCTTCCGCACGTCGTTCTCGGAGTTGGTGCGGATCACCGCCGGCCTCGCGATCGACGTCGACTGA
- a CDS encoding alpha/beta fold hydrolase — MLDIAWNPTLNTLTRNAWRLSFGGGIAPVQRTPSTLIHEAPHQDLYRFDGEADGGRPILLVPPLAAPAQCFDLRPGQSLAAHLAGTGKATYLVDYGTMGYSDRGLGFEDWIDDIIPAAVDRVSRLHDGSAVDLIGWSLGGTMSLLTAAGRTDLPIGSVTAIGTPIDYESVTMIAPLRVVGRFTGDRPLTTATRAMGGLPAPLVQASYRFTALQRELTKPWFIARNLHDTETLARMESIDRFMADMPGYPARFFRQVCTQLILGNALATGSFETRNGAIALADLTVPVLAIGGTEDVIAPIASVRAATDVLTGSPSVRFESAPGSHLGLVAGPKAKDTTWAHIDGFLGGDQISPARATAPANSAVTAAPIVG; from the coding sequence GTGCTCGACATCGCCTGGAACCCCACGCTGAACACGCTGACCCGCAACGCCTGGCGACTGTCGTTCGGCGGCGGGATCGCGCCGGTCCAGCGGACCCCGTCGACACTCATCCACGAGGCACCTCATCAGGACCTCTACCGGTTCGACGGCGAGGCCGACGGTGGCCGGCCCATCCTCCTCGTGCCCCCGCTCGCGGCGCCCGCGCAGTGCTTCGACCTGCGGCCGGGCCAGAGCCTGGCCGCGCATCTCGCCGGCACCGGCAAGGCGACGTATCTCGTCGACTACGGCACGATGGGCTACTCCGACCGCGGTCTCGGGTTCGAGGACTGGATCGACGACATCATCCCGGCGGCCGTCGACCGCGTGTCCCGCCTCCACGACGGGTCGGCCGTCGACCTGATCGGCTGGAGCCTCGGCGGAACGATGTCGCTGCTGACGGCCGCGGGCCGGACCGATCTGCCGATCGGTTCGGTGACAGCGATCGGCACGCCCATCGACTACGAGTCGGTGACCATGATCGCGCCGCTCCGCGTGGTCGGCCGGTTCACCGGCGATCGCCCCCTGACCACCGCCACCAGGGCTATGGGTGGCCTGCCCGCCCCGTTGGTCCAGGCCAGTTACCGATTCACCGCACTCCAGCGCGAACTCACCAAACCGTGGTTCATCGCGCGGAATCTGCACGACACCGAGACCCTCGCCCGGATGGAATCCATCGACCGGTTCATGGCCGACATGCCCGGCTACCCCGCGCGCTTCTTCCGACAGGTCTGCACTCAGCTGATCCTCGGAAACGCACTCGCCACGGGGAGCTTCGAGACCCGGAACGGCGCGATCGCCCTGGCCGATCTCACGGTGCCGGTCCTCGCGATCGGCGGCACCGAGGACGTCATCGCCCCGATCGCCTCGGTGCGCGCGGCGACGGACGTGCTCACCGGTTCCCCGTCGGTGCGGTTCGAGTCCGCGCCGGGCAGCCACCTGGGTCTCGTCGCGGGCCCGAAGGCGAAAGACACCACCTGGGCGCACATCGACGGTTTCCTGGGCGGTGATCAGATCAGCCCGGCCCGGGCGACGGCGCCCGCGAACAGTGCGGTGACCGCGGCGCCCATCGTGGGCTGA
- a CDS encoding MDR family MFS transporter yields MANSVETPVAYTHRQILAVLSGLMLGMFLAALDQTIVATAIRTIADDLDGYSLQAWATTAYLVTATLATPLYGKLSDIYGRKPFFMFAISVFVIGSVLCTFSTSMYVLAAFRAIQGLGAGGLFSLALTIIGDIVSPRERAKYQGYFLAVFGTSSVLGPVLGGVFAGQDVILGIDGWRWVFLVNVPVGLVALTVVSRVLHLPKRPTGNQRIDWWGAVALAIGVVPLLVVAEQGHSWGWDSSKSLVCYVIGVIGVLAFVLVELAMKDAALIPMRFFRNGTFALGVVISLVVGAVMFGGITLLPQYLQVVKGSSPTLAGFQILPMVLGLMAGSVVSGQMISRTGHYRYFPILGTALIVIGAFLLHTVAAGTPMPVVMAFMLILGLGLGNLMQPLTLAIQNALPPQDMGVSTGAATFFRQIGGTAGVAIFLSILFSRLTPAIGERVTAAAGTPEFRRAVVAAAQSNDPAEAAMGQGMLSPDHAGVSGVLTDSSVIGRLDDVLALPFKQGFADAIGSVFLTVSMLAVVAFVLTVLWKEVPLRSESGLQAAARGDAEA; encoded by the coding sequence GTGGCGAATTCGGTCGAAACGCCGGTGGCATACACGCACCGGCAAATCCTGGCTGTACTCAGCGGGTTGATGCTCGGCATGTTCCTCGCCGCACTCGACCAGACGATCGTGGCGACGGCAATCCGCACCATCGCCGACGACCTCGACGGGTACTCGCTGCAGGCGTGGGCCACCACCGCGTACCTCGTCACCGCGACGCTGGCGACGCCGCTCTACGGCAAACTGTCCGACATCTACGGCCGCAAGCCGTTCTTCATGTTCGCGATCTCGGTCTTCGTGATCGGTTCGGTGCTGTGCACGTTCTCGACGTCGATGTACGTCCTCGCCGCGTTCCGTGCGATCCAGGGACTCGGTGCCGGCGGCCTGTTCTCGTTGGCGCTCACCATCATCGGCGACATCGTCTCCCCCCGTGAGCGAGCCAAGTATCAGGGGTACTTCCTCGCGGTGTTCGGGACGTCCAGTGTTCTCGGTCCCGTCCTCGGCGGTGTGTTCGCGGGGCAGGACGTCATCCTCGGAATCGACGGCTGGCGTTGGGTTTTCCTCGTCAACGTGCCTGTCGGGCTGGTCGCGCTCACGGTCGTCTCCCGGGTACTGCATCTCCCGAAGCGCCCGACCGGAAATCAACGGATCGACTGGTGGGGCGCCGTCGCTCTCGCGATCGGCGTGGTGCCGTTGCTGGTGGTGGCCGAACAGGGGCACAGCTGGGGATGGGACAGCTCGAAGTCGTTGGTGTGCTACGTCATCGGAGTGATCGGGGTGCTCGCCTTCGTCCTCGTCGAATTGGCGATGAAGGACGCCGCACTCATTCCGATGCGCTTCTTCCGCAACGGCACGTTCGCGCTCGGCGTCGTGATCAGTCTGGTCGTCGGTGCCGTCATGTTCGGCGGCATCACCCTCCTGCCCCAGTACCTGCAGGTGGTGAAGGGCTCGAGCCCCACCCTCGCCGGCTTCCAGATCCTGCCCATGGTTCTCGGACTGATGGCCGGATCGGTGGTCAGTGGTCAGATGATCTCTCGCACCGGGCACTACCGGTACTTCCCGATCCTCGGGACCGCTCTGATCGTGATCGGCGCCTTCCTGCTGCACACCGTGGCCGCCGGCACCCCGATGCCCGTCGTCATGGCATTCATGCTGATCCTCGGGCTCGGCCTCGGAAATCTGATGCAGCCACTGACCCTCGCCATTCAGAACGCGCTGCCGCCGCAGGACATGGGGGTGTCGACCGGCGCCGCCACGTTCTTCCGCCAGATCGGCGGCACCGCAGGCGTCGCGATCTTCCTGTCGATCCTCTTCTCGCGCCTCACCCCTGCTATCGGCGAACGTGTGACGGCAGCGGCAGGAACACCCGAATTCCGCCGAGCCGTGGTGGCCGCCGCCCAGAGCAACGACCCCGCCGAGGCCGCCATGGGACAGGGCATGCTCAGCCCCGATCACGCCGGGGTCAGCGGTGTCCTCACGGACAGCTCGGTGATCGGCAGACTCGACGACGTGCTGGCCCTGCCGTTCAAGCAAGGGTTCGCCGACGCCATCGGATCCGTCTTCCTCACCGTCTCGATGCTCGCCGTCGTCGCCTTCGTCCTCACCGTGCTCTGGAAGGAAGTCCCCCTCCGCAGCGAGTCCGGACTCCAGGCAGCGGCGCGGGGGGACGCGGAGGCCTGA
- a CDS encoding zinc-dependent metalloprotease, whose protein sequence is MAAEGNAFSGAVDWNLAARTGVKLARSGPATSRYTAEAVVAELADASMRAELPVREVTGLADGLPVPTAQILDRAGWIHAAAHSMSQLTGGDAAPGLLVGKPAGIQAGAMLAYLSSAILGQYDPFTGEDGTLLLVAPNVVSVERTLRVQPTDFRLWVCLHEVTHRVQFSSSPWLTGYMQQSVETLGSADDESLGDIVGRLSAAVRDRGRTEPDESGAPGGIVGLLRATQAEPQREALDRLLVLGTLLEGHADHVMDAVGPAVVPSVAAIRAAFDNRRRRKSNPVQRVIRALLGMDAKMAQYVRGKAFVDAVVDKVGMERFNIVWTGPDTLPRLAEIDHPDAWVSRVLG, encoded by the coding sequence ATGGCCGCCGAGGGAAACGCCTTCAGCGGCGCCGTCGACTGGAACCTGGCAGCCAGGACGGGGGTCAAACTCGCTCGCAGCGGCCCGGCCACGTCGAGGTACACGGCCGAGGCCGTGGTCGCGGAACTGGCCGACGCGTCGATGCGCGCCGAACTACCCGTCCGGGAAGTGACCGGCCTCGCGGACGGACTGCCGGTCCCGACCGCGCAGATCCTCGACCGGGCGGGCTGGATCCACGCCGCGGCGCACTCGATGTCGCAACTCACGGGCGGCGACGCCGCTCCCGGTCTGCTGGTCGGCAAGCCGGCAGGCATCCAGGCCGGGGCGATGCTCGCGTACCTGTCCTCGGCGATTCTCGGCCAGTACGACCCGTTCACCGGCGAAGACGGAACCCTGCTGCTGGTCGCGCCCAACGTGGTGTCCGTCGAGCGGACCCTGCGAGTGCAGCCCACCGACTTCCGGCTGTGGGTGTGCCTGCACGAGGTGACGCACCGGGTGCAGTTCTCCTCGTCGCCGTGGCTCACCGGATACATGCAGCAGTCGGTGGAGACCCTCGGATCCGCCGACGACGAATCCCTCGGCGACATCGTCGGCCGGCTCTCCGCGGCGGTGCGCGACCGCGGGCGCACCGAACCGGACGAGTCCGGCGCGCCCGGCGGCATCGTCGGACTGTTGCGCGCCACCCAGGCCGAACCGCAGCGCGAGGCACTCGACCGGCTCCTGGTGCTCGGCACCCTCCTCGAGGGACACGCGGACCACGTGATGGACGCGGTCGGCCCCGCGGTCGTGCCGTCGGTGGCCGCCATCCGCGCCGCGTTCGACAATCGGCGTCGCCGCAAGAGCAACCCTGTGCAGCGCGTCATCCGGGCTCTGCTCGGGATGGACGCGAAGATGGCGCAGTACGTGCGGGGCAAGGCGTTCGTCGACGCCGTCGTGGACAAGGTCGGGATGGAGCGGTTCAACATCGTCTGGACCGGCCCCGACACTCTGCCCCGACTCGCGGAGATCGACCATCCCGACGCCTGGGTGTCCCGGGTACTGGGCTGA
- the dacB gene encoding D-alanyl-D-alanine carboxypeptidase/D-alanyl-D-alanine-endopeptidase: MGSLAGRHRRNMRILFASVVVVVLAMAAVLVVAVTAHNASAGRGELTIAPEPAPIIAAPQVTPVPDDAPIPSAQGIAAAVGPAAANPDLGKFSGTVADAVTGQVLWSANPQTPMTPASTTKVLTAGSALLSLPSDHRVSTTVVQGSAPGQIVLVAGGDPTLTAKPVGENGYYPGAAHISQLADQIRTAGIQATSIVVDTSIYSGDTMAQGWFPTDVGAGFITPTEPIMIDGGRADPLVDESPRSSTPALDAGRTLAGALGIDPSAVTSGVAAPGAATVASVQSAPLRDRLQQMMEHSDNVLAEAIGREVAMSAGAEASFTGAVATIGQTLSGAGFDLSGLTLHDASGLSVDDRIAPQLLDQVLTAAAGDGKPALRPMLDYLPVAGATGSLSDRYASGNRTGAGWVRAKTGTLSTASALAGYVVDQNGRVLTFALMSNDRPPEVSRPALDALAAALRTCGCQ, from the coding sequence ATGGGCTCGTTGGCGGGACGCCACCGTCGGAACATGCGAATCCTGTTCGCGTCGGTCGTCGTCGTGGTGCTCGCGATGGCGGCTGTTCTGGTGGTCGCGGTGACCGCGCACAACGCGTCGGCGGGCCGGGGAGAACTGACGATCGCCCCGGAACCGGCGCCGATCATCGCGGCCCCGCAGGTCACGCCGGTCCCGGACGACGCACCCATTCCGTCGGCGCAGGGAATCGCCGCGGCCGTCGGTCCGGCCGCCGCCAACCCCGACCTCGGCAAGTTCAGCGGAACCGTGGCCGACGCGGTCACCGGTCAGGTGCTGTGGAGTGCCAACCCGCAGACCCCGATGACGCCCGCGTCGACCACCAAGGTCCTCACCGCGGGATCTGCACTGCTGTCGCTGCCGTCGGACCACCGGGTGTCGACCACGGTGGTGCAGGGGTCGGCTCCCGGACAGATCGTCCTGGTCGCCGGTGGTGATCCCACCCTGACCGCGAAACCGGTCGGGGAGAACGGCTACTACCCGGGCGCGGCGCACATCTCGCAACTCGCCGATCAGATCCGGACCGCGGGCATCCAGGCGACGAGCATCGTCGTCGACACGAGCATCTATTCGGGCGACACCATGGCGCAGGGGTGGTTCCCGACCGACGTCGGTGCCGGATTCATCACGCCCACCGAGCCGATCATGATCGACGGCGGGCGGGCCGACCCGCTCGTCGACGAGTCGCCGCGCAGTTCGACGCCCGCCCTGGACGCCGGGCGAACGCTCGCCGGTGCGCTCGGCATCGACCCGTCCGCGGTCACCTCCGGCGTCGCCGCGCCCGGTGCGGCCACCGTCGCGAGTGTGCAGTCCGCGCCGCTGCGCGACCGATTGCAGCAGATGATGGAACACTCGGACAATGTGCTTGCCGAAGCGATCGGGCGGGAGGTTGCCATGAGTGCGGGCGCGGAAGCATCGTTCACGGGAGCCGTCGCGACCATCGGCCAGACGCTGTCCGGCGCCGGATTCGACCTGTCGGGGCTCACACTGCACGACGCGAGCGGATTGTCCGTCGACGACCGCATCGCACCGCAACTGCTCGATCAGGTCCTGACGGCCGCCGCGGGGGACGGCAAACCCGCGCTGCGGCCTATGCTCGACTATCTGCCGGTGGCAGGCGCCACGGGCAGCCTGTCGGACCGGTACGCCTCCGGAAACCGCACCGGTGCCGGATGGGTGCGCGCGAAGACCGGCACCCTGTCCACGGCCAGCGCCCTCGCCGGGTACGTGGTGGATCAGAACGGGCGGGTCCTCACGTTCGCGCTGATGTCCAACGACCGGCCGCCGGAGGTCAGTCGTCCCGCACTCGACGCACTGGCGGCTGCGCTCCGCACGTGCGGGTGTCAGTGA